TCCAATAAAGGCCGGAACGGACGGTGCCCTTGCGCTTGGCATGATTAACGTTCTTCTCAACGAACTGGAAATCTACGACGAGAAATACATCAAGCTGAAGACGAACGGCCCCTACCTCATCAAGCCCGATGGATACTATCTGCGCTGCAAGAAGACCGATAAGCCTCTTATCTGGGACCCGGTCGATAATTCCGCAAAGCCTTTCGATGATCCATCCCTCAGGGATTACGCTCTTCTGGGAAGATTCACCGTAGATGGCGTTGAGTGCAGAACAGGCTTCGAGCTCCTCAAGGAGCATGTAAAGAACTATCCCGTCGAGACGGTTTCGAGAATCACAACAATTCCGGCATCTACCATCAGGAGAATCGCGAAAGAGTTTGGAGAACAGGCGCGCATCGGAAGCACGGTAAGAATCGATGGCAAAGAGATTCCGTATCGCCCGGTTGCTGCCATCTTCTTCAGGGGTTCGCAGGGGCACGTTAATTCTGGCTGGACCTGTCTATCTATCGATCTTCTCAATCATATCGTTGGAGCCGCTGATACGGTGGGTAGCGCCCTCGGGCTTGGTCCACCGAGTTGCGAGGGATACCCTGCAACGGGGAAGCCTAATACAGTCATGTTCCCTGATGAAGATGGTTTGATGGTGGCGAAGGGATGGGTCTACGACCACAGGGCATACCCATTGAGAGAGCCGAGGCCCCCGACGAGGCTTGACTTACAGGATATGTTCCCGACTTCCGTCTATAACGCCTTCACCATCATGTCGCCGCAGAATGAGGAGCTATGGCAGAAGTTCAAAATCCCCTATCGGCCTGAGATCCTCATCAACTTTGGTTCCAACTCGGTCATGACGATGGGGAATGCGGAAGCGGTCACTGAGAACTTCCTGAAGAAGTTCAAGTTCATCTTTTCATTCGACATCTATCTCACGGAGTTCACCGATGCCGTCGCGGATATCGTCCTTCCCGACGCCTGTTTCCTTGAACGATACGCGCCGGCCGTCACATTTCCGTCGATCTTCAGCCACCCGCAGGGACTGGGGGAGTGGGGCTGGCAGATCAGACAACCGGTCGTCAAACCGCTGCACGAGAGAAGGGACTTCTCAGAGGTCATGATAGAGATAGCCAAGAGGCTCGGCATCCAGGATAAATACTATGAAGCTATAAACAGAATCATCCCGATCCGGTATGGCGGCGAGATGTCGGAAGAGTACAGGCTCAAGGCAGGCGAGGATTATTCCTGGGAAGATATCTGCGACAGTCTCCTGAAGGATCGTTTCGGACCGGGCAAGGGGATCGAGTATCTGAAGAAAGATGGAGTCATTACTTGGCCGAAGAAGGTTGAAGAGATCTTCTGGAAGTGGTTCCTGAATGTGAGGGTCCCAATCTATTTTGAGTTCTTCCCCGATGGCGGAAGGAAGGGGCGGAAGGTGGCAGAGCAATTCGGGATGCCAGATATCATCGACTGGTCTCGCTTTACCTCACTTCCCGACTGGTATCCCTGCCCATCCCATCTTGAGGAACCCAAGGATTTCGACATGATCGCCTTTTACTGGCGCGCCCCTATGCACACAAACTCCCTGACCATGCAGAACCCATGGCTTGATGAGTGCGCCTCGATGGATCCATACACATACACAATCCAGATCAACACCGAGACGGCGAAGAAGAAAAAATTGAGGGATGGAGACATGGTCTGGGTCGAGAATCCGGAAGGGCACAGGGTGAGCGGAAAGCTCTGCGTCACGGAAGGGATTCATCCTGAGCATCTTGCCATCGCTGCCTGTGCCGGCCACTGGTCAAGGTATCAACCGATTGCAAAGGATAAAGGGGTATTCTTCAACGATCTCGTCGAGATGGACGTTGCGCACACCGATCCACTGACGCTGACCCAGGACATCTGCGTGAAGGTTAAAGTCTACAAGGCATGAATGAAGAATGTTTCGTCATCCAAGTATTAGAATGCGAGAAAAGATATGGCAAGATATGGATTTGTCATAGACCTGAAGAAATGTTACGGCTGTTACACCTGTCAGTTAGCCTGCAAGGCTGAACATTTGACGCCTCCCGGGATCTTCTGGGGAAGGTGTCTAAAGGGAGAAACTGGAAAGTATCCAACTGCTATAAGACAGGCTCTCCCAATCCTCTGCATGCAATGCGACGACCCTGAATGTAAGAAGGTCTGCCCCACGAAAGCGACGACAAAACGCGATGACGGGATCGTCGTCGTCGACAGGAAACTGTGCATCGGCTGTCGATACTGTGTCCTGGCATGCCCTTATGGAGCGAGATATCCCGTGCCGCAATATAGGAGCTATTTCGAAGAGCACAAGAACCTTCCCGCTCCGCTGGAGCACAGCACCAATCCGTTCGATGACTATGCGAGGGCAAAATGGTTCGACAAGTATGGCGAGGGGATCAACACAAAGTGCACCTTCTGCCATGAGCGGGTCGAGAAAGAGATGCAGCCGGCCTGCGTCGTTTCCTGTCCGGCAAAGGCAAGGTATTTCGGAGACCTGGAAGACCCGGAAAGCGAGATATCGCTATTGATCAAGACACAACGGGGCTTTCAACTGAATCCGGAGTTTGGCTCGGATCCGGCCGTTTACTATCTACCACCAAGGTAAGGAATATGGAAATAAAGAATATAGAAGGACAGACAGAATGGGGTTGGAAGATAGCTGCCTATCTTTTTCTTGCAGGAGTGGGAGCAGGCGGCTATGCCGCTGGAGTCATCGCGGATTTTCTCCACTGGGAGTTCATAGCACGCGCGGGGATCATCATTGGATTTCCCCTCGTCTTCATCGGAACTTTCTTCCTCATCGCCGACCTGGGCGTCAAGATGCGTGCGCTCCGTGCCTTCATGAATCCGGGAACGTCCTGGATCGCCAAAGGAACCTGGATCATCAGCATCTTCATGGTTCTCGGATTCATTCACATCGTGACATGGTTCTGGCCATTCCAGTGGCTCGAGGCGATGCGGGGGTTACGTCTCGCGCTCAGTGCTCTTAATCTCATCTTCGCTCTTCTCACGATGATCTATACAGGCGTTCTTCTAGGGGCTTCCAGACCAATTCCCATCTGGAGCACTGCGGTTCTTCCCCTGCTCTTCCTCGTTTCAGCCGTTTCGACAGGCGTCATGGCAATCCTTCTATTACTTTCCTGTTACGGAATCGGAACAGGTTCTGAAGTAGAAGCTTCTCTTGCCAGACTGGCTAAGCTTGACATCCTTCTCATCATCCTTGAATTCATCGTCATTGCCTCCTACCTGCAGGCCACGCACAGGACGGTGGAATCCAGGGCTGCTGCCCTTCTCATTATTCGCGGGAAACTTTCCGGCTACTTCTGGGGAGGCGTAATATCTGTCGGATTGCTCCTTCCGATTCTGATCGAGATCATCGATGTTCTCTTCTTCAAGAGAGCTCCTCTTGAAGCGACTATCATCCTCATTTTTGCATCCACGATTCCGGGTCTGATTGGAGGACTCTTGCTTAGATTCGTAGTCCTGGCTGCTGGAGTCAAGGCTCCGCTCCGTGCAGCAGGCATCGAATACACGATTCCCCGCGTCACTCTTTAATAATAACAGCCCTTAACGCGATGGAGGGTTATGGCACAATGGTTATTCTGGCTTCATGGTACTCCTTATCAAAGATTCGGAATGCTTTAACATCCGGGCTGCCAAGAGTTGCCAGAGAAACGATGACAAGTAAAACATCAGGATCGTAGTGGAGCTCGATGTCGATCGGTGACGGAACGGCCATGCGGAATCTGTGCGAGTGATAGATGCCGATGACCCTTTGTCCCTTCACTTCGATCGCTTTGAAGACCTGATGCTGCTCTCTCCTGTCGATCCAGAACCCTCTGTCCCTGTCACAGTAGAACTCTCCATAGGATGCGAAGATTTTGTCTATCTCGGCATCATCGGATCTGAGATTTGTCCTGAGAGGGTATAACTCATCGGCATGTTCCCATTCCTTTCCAGCAATGATACCATATGCCTTCTGCGGTAGAGCTTTCCTGCACGTGTAGATAAGTTCATCAAGAAGTTCTTTGCCGAATTCAATATGATGAATCATAGTTGAGTGGGGCTGAATTTTTTCAAGAGGCGCTTCCGGCGGCAGTCAGGACAGTACTTCTGAATATCCTTCCCCCCGACTCTTTCTTTGGCGATGATGGTCTCCATCTTCTTCCCTGGCACAAAAGGGGTACCACAGTCCTGGCACTTCAGGAGAACTCCCTTCATGAGGACGGCAGGCGCAAGCAATTCGGTGGAGCCTTCAAGAGAAACGGCAGGCTCGATGAATATGGCCTCCTCAGGACAAAGTTTCTGACAGAGCGGCTCTCCCCTGCAGTCATCGCAGAGTCTGAAATCGAAGACGAGCTCCTCCATGTCTTCCATTTGATTAATCGTCAGAGCCGAGGTAGGACACTTGTTAGCGCATACCTCACAGAGGGAACATTTCTCCTCATCGAGAACCGCCACCCAGCCTGTCTCTAAGTTTTTTATTGGCTCTTTACCCATTCTCTCACTTCCATTTCATTGTCGATACTTGCATTTAAATTATCTTCTCTTTTCTGAGTCTTTCGATCTCCATGTCATTGTATTCAAGGATGTTCTTCAGTATCTCTTCCGTATGCTCACCTAAAAGCGGCGGGGGAAGCTTCGCCTCGGCCTTCGTCTCCGAATACTTGACCGGGATTCCAGCCATTCTTACCTTCCCGGCCTTTGGATGAGCCATCTCCAGAAGCATTCTGCGATGAAGAACCTGCGGGTCCCGAAAGACCTCATCGATGCTGTTGACTGGCCCAGCGGGAATGGAATATTTCTCGAAGAGCTCCATCCATTCATCGCAGCTCTTCTCCAGCAACCTACAGCCGAGGATTGTGACAAGCTCCCTCCTGTTTTTCACCCGGTCAGCATTGGTGCGGAACTTCGGCTCATCGAGAAGATGTGGTAGATTCAAGGCATGGCATAGATTGGCGAATATCTTGTCGTTGCCGACGGCAATGACCATGTATTTGTCCTTTACCCTGAATCCCTGATAGGGAACGATTGACTCATGAGCAGTACCGAGTCTTCGATGGATGAAGCCAGTGTTGAGATAGGCACTTGCCGCATTGATGAGAGCCGCCACTTGAGCCTCAAGCAACGAGATGTCGATCCTCTGCCCCACTCCCGTCCTCGATCGCGCATGTAGAGCAGCCACGACGGCTCCATTAGCGTACAGCCCCGTTACGACGTCTGTTATAGCGATACCGACCTTTACTGGTGGCCCCCCCTCATCACCTGTTATGCTCATCAGCCCTCCGACGGCTGATGCCACAAGATCGTACCCCGTTCTGTTTCTGTAGGGACCATCGGGACCGAATCCAGTCACCGAGCAGTAGATGAGCCGAGGGTTCAAGCTTCTAAGGGTTTCGTAATCCAGTCCAAACTCTTCCATTGTTCCTGGCGGGAAGTTCTCGATTAAGATGTCTGACTTTTTTGCAAGCTCTTTGACGATCTCGACGCCTCTTCTACTCTTCAGATCGATCGTGATACTCCTCTTGCTGCGGTTGATGCTAAGGAAATATGTGCTTTCACCCGCTATGAAGGGTGGACCCCAGGTCCTCGTGTCGTCGCCGCAGCCGGGTCTTTCGACCTTTATGACCTCCGCTCCCAGATCTCCCAGGATCATAGAGCAGAATGGTCCTGCAAGGATCCGGCTCAGATCGAGAACGCGCACACCCTTCAGTGGTCCTGCCATCTTTACCTCCTTAGAATTCCAGATAAGCTACGCTCGTGCAGAGAGCAGACCCTCATCTTCCCCTTTGAAGATTACTTTCTTCATGACTTGCCCTTTCAAAACAAACCTCCCTCCATGAACTCAATATTTTTCGCTATTTTATCATAGAAGCTTGTGGTAATATGGGCGGCAGCTATCATTTTCTAAAGGTGATTCAACGAGCCCTGCTGAAGATCACTACTATATAAATGTTAGAACTCCGCAACATCATAATCTCCCTTTCATCCTGAGGAGGAGTGGCGCGAATGTTTTCCTGAAAAAGGGAGATGCCGTTTTCGGCATTCTTTCCGAGCACAATATGCCGTCGAACAGGAACAGATGGAGAATGGAGAGATCCTCGCTCTTTACAGCGATGGAGTAGTGGAAACGGAAAATGACGCGGAGACTGTAATTATCTGAATAAGAAATTGGCTTATTGGTGAGGCTCAGTCATCCTCCCTGCCGCTGAAGGCGTTGGGATTGGCTCGGCTGTTCGGTTCCTGCCCTTTGGGACGCGTCTTATTTCCATTGTTGTTGGCTTCATCGTCATCGTTCTTGGGGTTCTGGGGCGCGGGAGTGGTCGGTGCATTCATTGCGAGAGTCCCGGTTAGGGTTGAAATTACGGTATCGGCAAAGCCTTC
This window of the Acidobacteriota bacterium genome carries:
- a CDS encoding molybdopterin-dependent oxidoreductase encodes the protein MDRSKMNMIKEDVWIPTSCGQCYCQCGILVNRVDGVVVKVEGNPKAPAGSGRICAKGSASPMLLYDPYRLNFPLMRTNPQKGLGVDPKWKRITWDEALDIIVMRLKEVYEKDPRAVYFQATTTQTSEIRFAVIAFMRAFGFSNYWVSGGGLHCGNGAHFMNGIMHAAWSIVPDFEHCEYILYFGCSKGHGAGHVAVQNAQLAADARARGCKSVVFDPFLSAQASKAHEWVPIKAGTDGALALGMINVLLNELEIYDEKYIKLKTNGPYLIKPDGYYLRCKKTDKPLIWDPVDNSAKPFDDPSLRDYALLGRFTVDGVECRTGFELLKEHVKNYPVETVSRITTIPASTIRRIAKEFGEQARIGSTVRIDGKEIPYRPVAAIFFRGSQGHVNSGWTCLSIDLLNHIVGAADTVGSALGLGPPSCEGYPATGKPNTVMFPDEDGLMVAKGWVYDHRAYPLREPRPPTRLDLQDMFPTSVYNAFTIMSPQNEELWQKFKIPYRPEILINFGSNSVMTMGNAEAVTENFLKKFKFIFSFDIYLTEFTDAVADIVLPDACFLERYAPAVTFPSIFSHPQGLGEWGWQIRQPVVKPLHERRDFSEVMIEIAKRLGIQDKYYEAINRIIPIRYGGEMSEEYRLKAGEDYSWEDICDSLLKDRFGPGKGIEYLKKDGVITWPKKVEEIFWKWFLNVRVPIYFEFFPDGGRKGRKVAEQFGMPDIIDWSRFTSLPDWYPCPSHLEEPKDFDMIAFYWRAPMHTNSLTMQNPWLDECASMDPYTYTIQINTETAKKKKLRDGDMVWVENPEGHRVSGKLCVTEGIHPEHLAIAACAGHWSRYQPIAKDKGVFFNDLVEMDVAHTDPLTLTQDICVKVKVYKA
- a CDS encoding 4Fe-4S dicluster domain-containing protein, with the translated sequence MARYGFVIDLKKCYGCYTCQLACKAEHLTPPGIFWGRCLKGETGKYPTAIRQALPILCMQCDDPECKKVCPTKATTKRDDGIVVVDRKLCIGCRYCVLACPYGARYPVPQYRSYFEEHKNLPAPLEHSTNPFDDYARAKWFDKYGEGINTKCTFCHERVEKEMQPACVVSCPAKARYFGDLEDPESEISLLIKTQRGFQLNPEFGSDPAVYYLPPR
- the nrfD gene encoding NrfD/PsrC family molybdoenzyme membrane anchor subunit, with the protein product MEIKNIEGQTEWGWKIAAYLFLAGVGAGGYAAGVIADFLHWEFIARAGIIIGFPLVFIGTFFLIADLGVKMRALRAFMNPGTSWIAKGTWIISIFMVLGFIHIVTWFWPFQWLEAMRGLRLALSALNLIFALLTMIYTGVLLGASRPIPIWSTAVLPLLFLVSAVSTGVMAILLLLSCYGIGTGSEVEASLARLAKLDILLIILEFIVIASYLQATHRTVESRAAALLIIRGKLSGYFWGGVISVGLLLPILIEIIDVLFFKRAPLEATIILIFASTIPGLIGGLLLRFVVLAAGVKAPLRAAGIEYTIPRVTL
- a CDS encoding Mov34/MPN/PAD-1 family protein, with product MIHHIEFGKELLDELIYTCRKALPQKAYGIIAGKEWEHADELYPLRTNLRSDDAEIDKIFASYGEFYCDRDRGFWIDRREQHQVFKAIEVKGQRVIGIYHSHRFRMAVPSPIDIELHYDPDVLLVIVSLATLGSPDVKAFRIFDKEYHEARITIVP
- a CDS encoding 4Fe-4S binding protein, with amino-acid sequence MGKEPIKNLETGWVAVLDEEKCSLCEVCANKCPTSALTINQMEDMEELVFDFRLCDDCRGEPLCQKLCPEEAIFIEPAVSLEGSTELLAPAVLMKGVLLKCQDCGTPFVPGKKMETIIAKERVGGKDIQKYCPDCRRKRLLKKFSPTQL
- a CDS encoding CaiB/BaiF CoA-transferase family protein, which codes for MAGPLKGVRVLDLSRILAGPFCSMILGDLGAEVIKVERPGCGDDTRTWGPPFIAGESTYFLSINRSKRSITIDLKSRRGVEIVKELAKKSDILIENFPPGTMEEFGLDYETLRSLNPRLIYCSVTGFGPDGPYRNRTGYDLVASAVGGLMSITGDEGGPPVKVGIAITDVVTGLYANGAVVAALHARSRTGVGQRIDISLLEAQVAALINAASAYLNTGFIHRRLGTAHESIVPYQGFRVKDKYMVIAVGNDKIFANLCHALNLPHLLDEPKFRTNADRVKNRRELVTILGCRLLEKSCDEWMELFEKYSIPAGPVNSIDEVFRDPQVLHRRMLLEMAHPKAGKVRMAGIPVKYSETKAEAKLPPPLLGEHTEEILKNILEYNDMEIERLRKEKII